The Triticum urartu cultivar G1812 chromosome 5, Tu2.1, whole genome shotgun sequence genome contains the following window.
ATGATTAACCCAGTCCCAAACTTGTATTTGAATTCAATATGGTTTGTTACATACTATATTGTCTGAAAAAGTGTTAGACTAGCTTGAAGAATACAAGAGACAAAGAATTGGCTTTGTTTTGTTAAGCTAGCTCCCTTACATGTGTATGTTTATGTCATCTCATGCCATGGCAGTCACTGTTTGTTCAACTAGGTGATATTGTTGCCCAAAATGGCTCGACCAGCATCATGGGTCAGTGTGTCATTTGGTTTGCCAAAGTGCAGGGAGTTCGCGCCTTAAAAAACATCATGTGGCACATGTACAATTTGCAACTTGAAATCGATAATACTACTAGCGTCTTAGGTTGCTGTATGATCATGATTGTTTTCTTAGTATGGTGTTGTCCTTTCAAATAACATCTTTCTCATCTCAATATTTACTTAGTTCTGTAAATAAAATGTTGCTAATAGTAGcaaaaatagaaacttaaataGCTTGGTGCAAATGTGCTCACAAAAAGAAGAATGTCAACCTGTATTTCACACCTTATCGTCAGTCTTCTGTCTACTTGCCAATCCATTCATGTCATATAATCATTTAGAAAGGCAATTATTTACCGTAATTTCGATGTTTTGCATGTTGATTTATTTGCATAATTATCTACCATCTATTGGAAAAATTGGCGGGCACGGATAATGTGAAAGGCATTGTCGCCCTGTTCCTAGGCTTGGTTCTGCCCTCATCGCTCTGAAAGTGTATGTCCTCTGGGTTAGCCTGTTCGATGCCCTGTAAATGTTCAACAAATTGCTTCTAAGGGGGGGCGGCTGCAAATGTTCAAGTGCACCTTATATTTTGGGAAGGAGGGGCTATGAATAAGGGAATTTAAAAAGTGCAAGCTCTTTGCTGGTTCCGTCACATGCTTATCCTTGAAGACAAGCTCTTTATCACACAATATAGTCTCTCACGGATGTCTCTTACATGGGTGATTTAACTTTATATTTGGGCTATGTTTATATTTTTATTAGCAACAACAAATGAAACCTGACAGTTACTCGAGGATGCTTCTACCTTCGAGACATAGTGGGGGACATTTAAGATGTACAACTCATATAGGAGAGACGAGAAATTCACATAACTAAAAGTTATATTTTCTACTGTAACCGGAAATATTCCACAACAACACACTAATTATAATGAGCAGGCAACAAattcttcctttttcttttccagATTTTGTTTGGAATCAAATTCAGTATCAGCACTGCTAATTATAATGAGCAACGCAACAATTTCTAAAACTTCATTTATTGTCTGTGCTTTGTACAATGGCTTCAGTCAGCTGTTAACATGCAATTATTGTTTCGTATTTTTCGAGAGGTTTTGATGTTTGAACGTTACTGTTTCTTGTCAATGAAGATTAGCTTTTTCTTTACGCAAACATCATAATTTGTTCAAGTTGAATGCCAGCTGCGTCCTGGCTTTGGTGGTAGTGCTCAAAACCTACAGAGTTCTATCATTCTATTTACATGAACTTAGTTTTCATATATGTCTTCCCCGGTCCATTTTTGACATTCAGCTAACTTGGCTACCTATTTGCTTTGATTGCAAATGGGAGACTTGCCTATTGGTTTATATATAAATGATAGGATTTCCCTTTTGTTAGAAAGGAGTGCGGGCCTTGATTACAAATCTTCATGTAGGACATCCTGAATCATCATTTTCACTCCTGTTTCATCTGGCAAGATCTTTCTCTCCATGGTTACACCTTAATAAACTGTGCACCAACTCACATGACAATAAATTGAATTCAAATCTTTGTTGGGCAGAAATGGTTCACTTATTTAACCAATCATCATGCGCTCATTATTCTGCTATGTCCACTTGCATTTATGTTTTTTTAGGCTTGTAAATTTATACAAGATGAAAATTGATGTTGACCAAAGTTAGAGTTGCTAACTAGGCACTTCTTATTTCAATCAGTACCTATAGTTTCAGCTCATTAGCTTATGAAAGTACCTTGGAAAGTATGGTACCATGTCATATAATGAATGTAATCTTGGTTGTTTTTTTGTTGTCATTTTCTTACATGTCTTTCCTCTTTAGTGATTTACTGCAAAAGTATTATTGATCTCCTATGTTGAGTGTTGACAAATGAGCAATTTAAATGCCTTTTCACTGATGAATCTGGATGAAGAGGAAGGAGAGAACATAATCTCGGTGAAGATATTTGAATAAGACAAGATAGTCTGTTCTATGAGCAATAAGACCATATGCCCTCCATGGATCTAATCCTGGGTACTACTTTTCATTGTTACCCAAATGACATCATAACGAGTTGTATATGATGACTATTATTTTCAATTTCTGTGAATTTTTCATTCGATCTTTAAATATTTGTCGCAGTAGGTGTATCGCTGAAAAGAATATTGATCGAGACGCTTACTGGTAATCAGAAGAGAAATGCATGTTTTGGGCCTTTCCAGTGAAGCGGGCCCGTTCCTCTCCGCCTCTCGACTACTCTCGCCCGTCCCCTTCCGTTTCCACCCAAGCAGACCGCCGGCGGGCGGCCTCCACACCCCCGCCTCCcacttcttcctcccttgctcgGCCGGCTCCGACGACTCCTATCCGCATGCCTGGAGCCCCCACGCGCTCCTTCTCCCCCAACACTGACCCCCTCGAGTCTCGACTGAAGCAAACCCTAGCCTCCCGTGCGCCTCGTGCAAATGGATGCGGCGGGTCCTAGCCCGAAGCGGAGGAGATCGGCCTCGCCCGGTGTGGAAGAAGACGGAGGATGCGCCGACTACATCAGCGCCCTCCCCGACGCCGTGCTCGGCgacatcatctccctcctccccacCAAGGAAGGCGCCCGCACCCGAATCCTCGCGTCCCGGTGGCGCGACCTCTGGCTCTCCGCCCCTCTTAATCTCGACTGCCGTGAGCTCACCGCCGGCAGGAATGAAGTCCGCTCCGACGTCGTCTCCCGCATCCTTTCCTCCCACCGGGGACCCGGCCGTCGTCTCTACATCAACACCTGCATCCACTGGATACCAGCAGACACCGTGGAAGCTTGCCTCCGATCCGCCGCTCTGGACAACCTTGAGGAGCTTGATTTCATCAACCATCTGTTAGAGAAACCACAGCGGGCATTGATCCTCCGCTTCTCGCCCACCCTCCGTGTTGCCAACATTGGTGGATGCAACCTCTCGGACGTCAACTTCCATGAGCTCCACCTTCACTTCCCCTTGCTTAAGCAGCTCGGTCTTGTAAATGTCATGATCTCGGAGAGCTCGCTGCATAGCCTGATTGCCGGGTGCCCAGCTCTCGAGTGCTTGCTGATTGACATGTGCTCTGGCTTCCGCCGCATCCGAATAAACTCCCCAACTATTAGATGCATGGCTGTGAGAGAATATGGGATACCGATAGAGTCACTGCTGCTTGAACAAATCGTCATTGAGAAAGCTCCTTGTCTTGTGAGGCTGCTCTTTGAGAGGGGCAGTATTCTGCAGGTAGCCGTACTCGCAGCTCCTAAACTGGAGACTTTAGGCTTCATTAGTGATAAGTGCAGGTCAGGTGAATTGTCCAGACTCATGATTGGCTCCACTGTTATTCAGGTATGTCCTATGGCTTCTCAGTTGCATTTCTATGCGCAGAAAAATTGCCTATCACCTGACCTGTGCACTGGCCTAATATTGTGGCTTTCATACTTGATAAAGGGATTGTGTGTTGATAACCTGATAACAGTGGTACAAACTGTCAAGATTTTGGCTCTTGATATGCACAATCTTAGTTTGGATACTGTTATTGAATTGATGAGATGCTTTCCATGCTTGGAGAAGTTGTACATTCAGGTGATGTTTCTTCATTGATAGTTCAGCAACCTTTTTGATCTACTTTTGGTCTGAACTTGTTGATTTGATTATTTGTGTATGTTATTTCAGTCATTTCAATCAAGACCGGGGAATTTGTGGCGTCGTAAACACCGGAATCTGTTAAAATGTTTTGACATGAGTCTGAAGACGTTAGTGTTACAACTATACCGGGGGAAGAAGTCGCAAATTAACTTTCTTACATTCTTTGTATTGAATGCGAAAGTGCTAGAGTCAGTGACACTTGGCATCACAACCAGGAATAACAATGAGAAGTTCTTGGCAGAACAACGCAGGAAGCTTGAGCTGGAgaacagggtttccagagatgcTCAGTTTCATTTTAGAACTGGTAGTTGTGTCCGCAGTTCTTATGATATCAAGCATATCGGTGATTTGGATTTAACTGATCCATTTGCACATATGTAGCTA
Protein-coding sequences here:
- the LOC125507966 gene encoding FBD-associated F-box protein At5g60610-like isoform X1, which translates into the protein MDAAGPSPKRRRSASPGVEEDGGCADYISALPDAVLGDIISLLPTKEGARTRILASRWRDLWLSAPLNLDCRELTAGRNEVRSDVVSRILSSHRGPGRRLYINTCIHWIPADTVEACLRSAALDNLEELDFINHLLEKPQRALILRFSPTLRVANIGGCNLSDVNFHELHLHFPLLKQLGLVNVMISESSLHSLIAGCPALECLLIDMCSGFRRIRINSPTIRCMAVREYGIPIESLLLEQIVIEKAPCLVRLLFERGSILQVAVLAAPKLETLGFISDKCRSGELSRLMIGSTVIQVCPMASQLHFYAQKNCLSPDLCTGLILWLSYLIKGLCVDNLITVVQTVKILALDMHNLSLDTVIELMRCFPCLEKLYIQSFQSRPGNLWRRKHRNLLKCFDMSLKTLVLQLYRGKKSQINFLTFFVLNAKVLESVTLGITTRNNNEKFLAEQRRKLELENRVSRDAQFHFRTGSCVRSSYDIKHIGDLDLTDPFAHM
- the LOC125507966 gene encoding FBD-associated F-box protein At5g60610-like isoform X2, with protein sequence MDAAGPSPKRRRSASPGVEEDGGCADYISALPDAVLGDIISLLPTKEGARTRILASRWRDLWLSAPLNLDCRELTAGRNEVRSDVVSRILSSHRGPGRRLYINTCIHWIPADTVEACLRSAALDNLEELDFINHLLEKPQRALILRFSPTLRVANIGGCNLSDVNFHELHLHFPLLKQLGLVNVMISESSLHSLIAGCPALECLLIDMCSGFRRIRINSPTIRCMAVREYGIPIESLLLEQIVIEKAPCLVRLLFERGSILQVAVLAAPKLETLGFISDKCRSGELSRLMIGSTVIQGLCVDNLITVVQTVKILALDMHNLSLDTVIELMRCFPCLEKLYIQSFQSRPGNLWRRKHRNLLKCFDMSLKTLVLQLYRGKKSQINFLTFFVLNAKVLESVTLGITTRNNNEKFLAEQRRKLELENRVSRDAQFHFRTGSCVRSSYDIKHIGDLDLTDPFAHM